The Flavobacterium piscisymbiosum genome includes a region encoding these proteins:
- a CDS encoding RagB/SusD family nutrient uptake outer membrane protein produces MNQFKFKIIGAAFVLFLFTSCVDDLNTEPKVELTLDKLLEQDPNAVDGLVSKIYGTFALSGPDGPDSSDITTKDNGEAAFLRSIINLQDFSADGMKNRWGDDGLDQLTTTTGWNGNNKFFRYLYDRAYYTISQSSNLIQILKTSKANIPDRENHIAELRFLRALSYYYLTDCFGKGAITTEDDINTSTPKKESTRKELFAFIESELKEVEGTITATKSYGKADKNVVRMLLAKLYLNAEVYTGTQRYDDALLYSKKVIDEGGYTLAPSFASVFSGDNNTSPEIIYTLIADAVVSQGYGNTTYIINGNLSTETMNPNNYGAIDAWTGHRATKAWYGLFNNGNLVDSPDDRAKLFFTTGHSYEMNDYKKWTDGYPSVKFTNKNFVGPTNATSFANTDFPLFRLSDAYLMYAECVVRGASGGSAGLALEYVNKVRTRSHAGEINAGELNLDFILKERGRELNLEGHRRQDLIRFGKFTGGSYLWPWKGGVKDGVAIPETYNLYPIPTSALQANSQLTQNPGYSS; encoded by the coding sequence ATGAATCAATTTAAATTTAAGATTATAGGAGCTGCTTTTGTTCTATTCTTATTCACTTCTTGTGTAGATGACTTAAATACAGAACCAAAAGTAGAATTGACATTGGATAAGCTTTTAGAGCAGGATCCAAATGCTGTAGACGGTTTAGTTTCTAAAATTTACGGAACTTTTGCTCTTTCAGGTCCTGATGGCCCAGATTCTTCAGATATTACTACAAAAGATAATGGAGAAGCTGCTTTTTTAAGAAGTATTATCAACTTACAGGATTTCTCTGCAGATGGTATGAAAAACCGTTGGGGAGATGATGGTTTAGATCAGTTAACAACAACAACTGGGTGGAATGGGAATAATAAATTCTTTAGATACTTATACGACAGGGCTTATTACACGATATCTCAGTCAAGTAATTTGATTCAGATTTTAAAAACGTCAAAAGCGAATATTCCGGACAGAGAAAACCATATTGCTGAATTGCGTTTTTTAAGAGCATTATCTTATTATTACCTTACAGATTGTTTTGGTAAAGGAGCTATTACAACTGAAGATGATATTAATACATCGACTCCAAAAAAAGAGTCAACAAGAAAAGAACTTTTTGCTTTTATAGAATCTGAATTAAAAGAAGTTGAAGGTACTATTACAGCAACAAAATCTTACGGTAAAGCAGATAAAAATGTGGTAAGAATGCTTTTGGCAAAATTATACCTAAATGCAGAAGTGTATACAGGAACTCAAAGATATGATGATGCTTTATTGTACTCTAAAAAAGTAATCGACGAAGGTGGTTATACTCTTGCTCCAAGTTTTGCAAGTGTGTTTTCAGGAGATAATAATACTTCGCCGGAAATTATCTATACTTTAATTGCAGATGCTGTAGTGAGTCAGGGTTATGGTAATACAACGTATATCATTAACGGAAACCTTAGTACAGAAACAATGAATCCTAATAATTATGGTGCTATTGATGCTTGGACTGGTCACAGAGCTACTAAAGCGTGGTACGGATTGTTTAATAATGGAAATCTGGTTGATTCTCCGGATGATAGAGCAAAATTATTCTTTACGACAGGACATTCGTATGAAATGAATGATTATAAAAAATGGACAGACGGTTATCCTAGTGTGAAATTTACAAACAAAAACTTTGTAGGGCCTACAAATGCAACAAGTTTTGCAAACACAGATTTTCCTTTGTTCAGATTGTCTGATGCTTACTTAATGTATGCTGAGTGTGTTGTAAGAGGAGCAAGTGGAGGTTCTGCAGGATTAGCTTTAGAATATGTGAATAAAGTGAGAACAAGATCACATGCTGGAGAAATAAATGCAGGAGAATTAAATCTTGATTTCATTTTGAAAGAAAGAGGTAGAGAATTGAACCTTGAAGGACACAGAAGACAAGATTTAATTCGATTTGGAAAATTCACTGGAGGATCTTACTTATGGCCATGGAAAGGTGGAGTAAAAGATGGAGTTGCAATTCCTGAAACTTACAACTTGTACCCAATCCCTACAAGTGCGTTACAGGCGAATTCACAGTTAACTCAAAATCCAGGTTATTCATCTTAA
- a CDS encoding SusE domain-containing protein — MKNILKLSVFALLFISATACDSDDDLTVVTPSKAAVLAIPAEGSVFVLDKELPNEVAATFTWDAAQYQGESTPVSYELQMAKSGTDFKDVVVVSVTTTNKVAVTSGELNAAALNAGLTAFESQDADIRVKSYVGVRGIVQYSNVIKIAVTAYSAWDNWGMIGSATPNGWNDPDTNLEYDLATKTYSYTGPLVVGDYKFRLDDKWDTNYGDDGNNLSLEAGGANIPVTVAGDYTIIVDFIGKKYTITKN, encoded by the coding sequence ATGAAAAATATATTAAAACTAAGTGTATTTGCACTGTTATTTATATCAGCTACAGCTTGTGATTCAGATGATGATCTTACTGTAGTTACGCCATCAAAAGCAGCTGTACTGGCAATTCCTGCCGAAGGATCAGTTTTTGTTCTTGATAAAGAATTACCTAACGAGGTAGCTGCGACTTTTACATGGGATGCTGCTCAATATCAAGGCGAATCAACACCTGTAAGTTATGAACTTCAAATGGCAAAATCAGGAACAGACTTTAAAGATGTAGTTGTAGTTTCTGTAACAACAACGAATAAGGTAGCGGTAACAAGTGGAGAACTTAATGCAGCAGCCCTTAACGCCGGATTGACTGCTTTTGAATCTCAGGATGCAGACATTCGTGTTAAGTCATATGTTGGGGTACGAGGTATTGTTCAGTATTCAAATGTGATAAAAATAGCTGTTACTGCATATTCTGCCTGGGATAACTGGGGAATGATTGGTTCTGCAACTCCTAATGGATGGAATGATCCGGATACTAATCTAGAGTATGATTTAGCAACTAAAACATACTCCTATACAGGACCATTAGTAGTTGGGGATTACAAATTCAGACTTGATGATAAATGGGATACTAACTATGGTGATGATGGTAATAATTTATCATTAGAAGCCGGAGGTGCTAATATTCCAGTTACTGTTGCGGGAGATTATACAATCATTGTTGATTTTATTGGAAAAAAATACACGATTACAAAAAACTAA
- a CDS encoding DUF4259 domain-containing protein, giving the protein MGAWDYGIFDDDTAYDFFDEIREDARTFFNSSFEKAINSDYLDYEDCHAVTVSAAYIDNFLNGTKFRNDNEDQEDETNVNLFNSLNKELILNDLKIPAVRALEKVISDNSELNELWSDNEELYPKWKQNIEDLIKRLKN; this is encoded by the coding sequence ATGGGAGCTTGGGATTACGGAATATTTGATGACGACACAGCTTATGACTTCTTTGACGAAATAAGAGAGGATGCTAGAACTTTTTTTAACTCTTCATTTGAAAAAGCAATAAATTCAGATTATTTAGATTATGAAGATTGCCACGCAGTTACAGTTTCTGCTGCGTACATTGATAATTTTTTAAATGGAACAAAATTTAGAAATGACAACGAAGATCAGGAAGACGAAACTAATGTAAATCTTTTTAATTCCCTAAATAAGGAACTTATTTTAAACGATTTAAAAATACCTGCAGTACGTGCCTTAGAAAAAGTTATAAGTGATAATTCCGAATTAAATGAGTTATGGTCTGACAATGAAGAATTATACCCCAAATGGAAACAAAACATTGAGGATCTAATTAAACGTCTTAAGAATTAA
- a CDS encoding DUF6814 family protein, protein MNAIKQILGVLWIILAVAAAYFCIFEFGLPKLLSDQQDDLVFGIIILFILTPLIVLGLGTFGYFAVIGEYNDKKK, encoded by the coding sequence ATGAATGCGATCAAACAAATTTTAGGTGTTTTGTGGATTATACTTGCAGTTGCAGCGGCCTATTTTTGCATATTCGAATTTGGCTTACCCAAACTCCTGTCAGACCAACAAGATGATTTAGTATTTGGAATCATTATCCTTTTTATCCTTACTCCTCTCATTGTTTTAGGATTGGGAACTTTTGGTTATTTTGCCGTAATTGGAGAATATAACGATAAGAAGAAATAA
- a CDS encoding MFS transporter produces the protein MSKTSTKGIWKVISASSMGTMIEWYDFYIFGSLAVVISTKFFPSDNPTAAFLSTLATFAAGFVVRPFGALFFGRLGDIIGRKYTFMATLLLMGGSTFLIGCIPSYETIGFMAPLLVLILRLLQGLALGGEYGGAATYVAEHAPVGQKGYWTSWIQTTATVGLFISLMVILATKNVLSPEDFDSWGWRVPFWVSIVMVGVSYLIRKNMDESPVFAKAKKEGTTSTNPLKESFGNRYNLKFVLLALFGATMGQGVVWYTGQFYAMSFMKTVMNIDSSQVDGLLGIALLLGTPFFIFFGWLSDKIGRKYIMMGGMLLAILFYRPIYKMMYNTTDVSYKTELTQATKETIEVNKDNDSIYTTHKEYTDGTSFLEKKTHFSGKKDAQITTSITINSNDEWTLIFLVFIQVLFVTMVYGPIAAFLVEMFPTKIRYTSMSLPYHVGNGIFGGLLPAISTYFVTHSKAAGKADFYLDGLWYPIIIASVCFVIGMIYIDNKNKTNHL, from the coding sequence ATGAGTAAAACTTCTACAAAAGGCATCTGGAAAGTAATTTCGGCCTCATCAATGGGTACTATGATCGAATGGTACGATTTCTATATTTTTGGGAGTTTGGCGGTTGTAATTTCAACTAAATTTTTCCCTAGTGATAATCCCACCGCGGCTTTTTTGTCGACTTTAGCCACTTTTGCTGCCGGATTTGTTGTAAGACCTTTTGGCGCTTTGTTCTTTGGAAGACTCGGAGATATTATTGGCCGAAAATATACTTTTATGGCTACCTTATTATTAATGGGAGGCTCTACTTTTTTAATAGGCTGTATTCCGAGTTATGAAACAATTGGTTTTATGGCTCCTTTATTAGTATTGATTCTGCGTTTATTACAAGGATTAGCGCTTGGCGGAGAATACGGCGGTGCAGCGACTTATGTTGCCGAACATGCTCCTGTAGGACAAAAAGGATATTGGACGTCATGGATTCAGACTACAGCCACAGTTGGTTTATTCATTTCGTTAATGGTTATTCTGGCCACCAAAAATGTACTTTCTCCTGAAGATTTTGATTCCTGGGGATGGCGTGTACCATTTTGGGTTTCGATTGTTATGGTAGGTGTTTCTTATTTAATTCGTAAAAACATGGACGAATCTCCGGTTTTTGCCAAAGCTAAAAAAGAAGGTACAACCAGTACAAACCCTCTGAAAGAAAGTTTCGGAAACCGATACAATTTGAAATTTGTGTTACTCGCTTTATTTGGAGCCACAATGGGACAAGGTGTTGTTTGGTACACGGGACAGTTTTACGCGATGAGTTTTATGAAAACCGTAATGAATATCGATTCGTCGCAAGTTGATGGATTATTAGGTATTGCATTATTATTAGGTACTCCGTTTTTTATTTTCTTTGGATGGCTGAGCGACAAAATAGGACGAAAATATATCATGATGGGCGGAATGCTTCTTGCCATTTTGTTCTACAGGCCTATTTATAAAATGATGTACAATACCACAGATGTAAGTTACAAAACAGAACTTACTCAGGCCACAAAAGAAACAATCGAGGTCAATAAAGACAACGATTCTATCTATACCACACATAAAGAATATACCGACGGAACTTCTTTCTTAGAGAAAAAGACGCATTTTTCAGGCAAAAAAGATGCTCAGATTACCACTTCGATTACTATCAATTCCAACGATGAGTGGACTTTAATTTTCTTAGTTTTCATTCAGGTTTTATTTGTTACGATGGTATACGGACCTATCGCGGCATTTTTGGTCGAAATGTTTCCAACGAAAATCAGATACACTTCAATGTCTCTGCCTTATCATGTTGGTAATGGTATTTTTGGAGGATTACTTCCTGCTATTTCAACCTATTTTGTAACGCATTCTAAAGCAGCCGGAAAAGCGGACTTTTACCTCGACGGACTTTGGTATCCTATTATTATAGCTTCAGTCTGTTTTGTAATTGGAATGATTTATATCGATAATAAAAATAAAACTAATCACCTTTAA